The Pseudomonas aeruginosa genome includes the window GCTTCACCACCTACAACCTGCAGTTCTTCGCCCTGATGACGTTCCTCCCCGTGTTCCTCATGCAGCGCCTGGGCGTCGCCCTGGAGACTGCGGGACTCATCGGCGCGGCCATCGTCGCGGCGAACGCCCTGGGCAATGTCGCGGCGGGCTTCATCCTTTCCCGCGGCATACGTCCCGGCGCCTTGCTGGCGAGCACCGCGATCCTGATGGGACTCACCGGTGCGGCGTTCTTCCATGCCGCGACGCCGGGACTCCTGGCGATTGCGCTGGGGTTCGTCTTCTCGGCGGTCGCCGGCATGCTCCCCACCACCGTGCTGGCGACCGCGCCGCTGGCCTCGCCCGCGCCTTCGCTGACGCCACTGGCCATCGGCTGGGTAATGCAGGGCAACTACCTGGGGCAGGTGATCGGCCCCTTGCTGATCGGCCTGATCGTCAGCCGTTTCGACTGGTCGGGCGCGATCGGCCTGATGCTGGTCGCGGGCGCGGCGGGGGCCGTCCTGGGGTTCTGCCTGCTGCGTGCGCTGGACGGCCTGCCTCGCGCCATTGCCACGGGTTCCGCGGCTCGCCCCGCGGATTAGAAGAGAAACCGGCTTCGTGCAGGGCGGGTAGCCGAGCGACTATTCGTCCTGCGCATTGGTTCGGCACGGGCGGCCAGAGGCCGCCGCCGTCCCTCGGCTCAGTCGTCGCGGGTGAGCACTTCCAGCAGTTCGATCTCGAACAGCAGGTTGGAGTGGGGCTTGATGTGCGCGCCGACCTGCCGTTCGCCGTAGGCCAGGTGGGAAGGGACGAACAGCCGTCGCTTGCCACCGACCTTCATGCCCATCAGGCCCTGGTCCCAACCCTTGATCACTCGTCCGGTGCCGATCACGCACTGGAATGGCCGGCCGCGCTCGTAGGAGGAGTCGAACAGCGTGCCGTCTTCCAGGGTGCCCTTGTACTGGGTGGTGATCAGCGCACCCTTCACTACCTCCTTGCCGTCGCCCAGGAGGAGGTCTTCGATCTGCAGTCGGTCGTTCATGGGGCGGTACCTGCGCGGTTTGCGGAAAGCCGCGATTCTGCCAGCAAGCGCGCCGCCTGTCGCCGAGCCGACGGATCAGGGCATTGCCAGGCGGTCCGCGGCACGGGCATCATGCCCGCGCCTTTCTGTCGGGAAGGCTACCGCGTTCCGCGATGTCGCGCGCATCGCGGCTGGACACATATCTCAGGGATCATACGAGAACATATCCGCA containing:
- a CDS encoding FKBP-type peptidyl-prolyl cis-trans isomerase; its protein translation is MNDRLQIEDLLLGDGKEVVKGALITTQYKGTLEDGTLFDSSYERGRPFQCVIGTGRVIKGWDQGLMGMKVGGKRRLFVPSHLAYGERQVGAHIKPHSNLLFEIELLEVLTRDD